One window from the genome of Cryptosporangium phraense encodes:
- a CDS encoding FAD-dependent monooxygenase: MKLRSVAVLGGGPGGLYVARLLKLSRPECQVDVYEQSPPEQTFGFGVGLASRTQRNLAAADPASLADIVGASYRHGMAMTVGDTTVRLPAGDLIAIGRSTLLEILRRHAEAAGVRVHYGSRIPTPRGTDLVVAADGVSSATREAGDFGARITTHRGLYLWCGTDFALPSAVFRPATTEFGTFVAHAYPYRADRSTFLIETDQDTWRRAGFDATTDDTPFDASDEHSLGYLTKAFHDELQGHPLIGNRTRWLRFRTVTCDRWHDGNVVLLGDAVHTAHYSIGSGTKLAMEDGIALVRALDEAGDLETALRRYEEERRPEVEHLQETAHRSMLWWESFPGRLEVPVETLLVSYMTRAGKVTLDRFADLAPEVVRVALARFAGCDPASVPDSGRAAWVLRDRTVGASGRAPVPVDLPDAWGASADALVGRVRGPVVLSCADAREPVLTLFDVGERLRREADSVVTARLDRRWAEFAASALASGRIDFVEFTD; encoded by the coding sequence ATGAAGCTGCGATCGGTCGCCGTCCTCGGCGGAGGCCCCGGGGGGCTGTACGTCGCCCGGCTGCTGAAATTGAGCCGCCCGGAGTGCCAGGTCGACGTCTACGAGCAGAGCCCGCCCGAGCAGACGTTCGGGTTCGGCGTCGGGCTGGCGAGCCGGACGCAGCGCAACCTCGCCGCCGCCGACCCGGCCAGCCTGGCCGACATCGTCGGCGCCTCCTACCGGCACGGGATGGCGATGACCGTCGGCGACACTACGGTCCGCCTCCCGGCCGGCGACCTGATCGCGATCGGCCGTTCCACGCTGCTGGAGATCCTCCGCCGGCACGCCGAGGCCGCGGGCGTCCGCGTCCACTACGGGTCCCGGATCCCCACACCACGAGGCACCGACCTCGTCGTCGCCGCCGACGGCGTCAGCAGCGCCACCCGCGAGGCCGGCGACTTCGGCGCCCGGATCACCACCCACCGCGGCCTCTACCTCTGGTGCGGCACCGACTTCGCGCTCCCCAGCGCGGTGTTCCGCCCGGCCACGACCGAGTTCGGCACGTTCGTCGCGCACGCCTACCCGTACCGGGCCGACCGCAGCACGTTCCTGATCGAGACCGACCAAGACACCTGGCGGCGGGCCGGCTTCGACGCGACCACCGACGACACCCCGTTCGACGCCAGCGACGAGCACTCGCTCGGCTACCTCACCAAGGCGTTCCACGACGAACTGCAGGGCCACCCGCTGATCGGCAACCGCACCCGCTGGCTGCGCTTCCGCACGGTGACCTGCGACCGCTGGCACGACGGCAACGTCGTCCTGCTCGGCGACGCGGTCCACACCGCGCACTACTCGATCGGCTCGGGCACGAAGCTGGCCATGGAGGACGGGATCGCGCTGGTCCGGGCCCTGGACGAGGCCGGCGACCTGGAGACCGCGCTGCGCCGGTACGAGGAGGAGCGCCGTCCCGAGGTCGAGCACCTGCAGGAGACCGCCCACCGCAGCATGCTCTGGTGGGAGTCCTTCCCCGGGCGGCTCGAGGTTCCGGTCGAGACGTTGCTGGTCTCGTACATGACCCGGGCCGGGAAGGTCACGCTCGACCGCTTCGCGGATCTCGCCCCGGAGGTCGTCCGGGTCGCGCTGGCCCGGTTCGCCGGCTGCGACCCGGCGTCGGTCCCCGACTCCGGCCGGGCCGCCTGGGTGCTCCGCGACCGTACGGTCGGCGCGTCCGGCCGTGCTCCGGTCCCGGTCGATCTCCCGGACGCCTGGGGAGCGTCGGCCGACGCGCTGGTCGGCCGGGTGCGGGGCCCGGTCGTCCTGTCGTGCGCCGACGCCCGGGAGCCGGTCCTCACCCTGTTCGACGTGGGGGAACGGCTCCGTCGCGAGGCTGATAGCGTCGTGACGGCCCGCCTCGACCGGCGGTGGGCCGAGTTCGCGGCGTCGGCGCTGGCCAGCGGGCGGATCGACTTCGTGGAATTCACCGACTGA
- a CDS encoding MaoC/PaaZ C-terminal domain-containing protein, producing MGLLRAEDLTVGAEAALGRYTVTADEIVEFGRQWDPQTFHVDPVAAADSYFGEVIASGLHTLGVLQRLAVLGVYQHWDVIAGRRIRSIELTAPVTGGMTLAGTLTVESVEPRGPERALVTVRGRLRDAADERPVLEAVFEMYLRRAG from the coding sequence GTGGGACTGCTCCGGGCCGAGGACCTCACGGTCGGCGCGGAGGCCGCGCTCGGCCGCTATACGGTCACCGCGGACGAGATCGTCGAGTTCGGACGGCAGTGGGACCCGCAGACGTTCCACGTCGACCCGGTCGCGGCCGCGGACAGCTACTTCGGCGAGGTGATCGCCAGCGGGCTGCACACCCTGGGCGTGCTCCAGCGGCTCGCGGTCCTGGGCGTCTACCAGCACTGGGACGTGATCGCCGGCCGGCGCATCCGCTCGATCGAGCTCACCGCCCCGGTCACCGGAGGCATGACGCTGGCCGGCACGCTCACGGTCGAGTCGGTCGAGCCCCGCGGCCCGGAACGCGCGCTGGTGACCGTCCGCGGCCGCCTGCGCGACGCGGCCGACGAGCGTCCGGTACTCGAGGCCGTCTTCGAGATGTACCTCCGCCGCGCGGGCTGA